TCTTGTGTCTGTCTCAGtaataaaagtaacaaaaactaCTGAAGGCTGCGTTGGAACAAGTAGAatattataatacatatatatccCTAACCATTTCTGTGTTACCCTGGTTACCTGGTTACCTGGTTACCCTGGTTACCTGGTTACCATGGTTGCCTGTTTACCTGTGTGTCAgattgtatacagtatgttattataataataatgatgatgatccGTGTCCTCCGTCTCCGGCAGGCCGGCGTCCTTCTGGACGTGGACGGCGTCCTGCTCCGTGGCGCCGAGCTGATTCCCGCCGCGCGCCGAGCCTTCCGGAAGCTTCTGGACCCAAACaacaacttcctgtttcctgtcgTGTTCGTTACCAACGCAGGAAGCTGTCAGAGACACCACAAGGCCCAGCAGCTGTCTCACCTCCTGGACGtccaggtagacagacaggcagacagacaggcagacaggtagacagggagacaggcagacagacagacagacaggtagacagggagacaggcagacagacagacagacagagagacagacagacagacaggccgacagggagacaggcagacagacagacagagagacagagagacagagagacagacaggccgacagggagacagacagacagagagacagacagacagagagacaggcagacaggcagacagacagacagagagacaggcagacagacagacaggcagacagacagacaggcagacgggcagacaggtagacagggagacagacagacagacaggtagacagggagacaggtagacagagagacagacagagagacagacagagagacagacagacagggagacagacagacagacagacagacagacagacagagaggcagacagacagacagggagacagacagagagacaggtagacagacagagagacaggtagacaggagacagacagacagacagacagacagacagagagacagacagagagacaggcagacagacagacagagagacagacagacagacagacagacagacagcagagagacagacagacagacagacagacagacagagagacagacagacagacagacagacagacagacagacagacagacaggccgacagggagacagacagacagacagagagacagacagacggacggacagacagacagattatATATTATCTATAATAATCTATATCTGTATTGCAGATCTGTCCGGAGCAGCTGGTTCTTTCCCACAGTCCTTTGCAGCTGATGAAGAGTTTCCATGAGAAGGTGGTGCTGGTCTCGGGACAGGGACCGCTGACCCACATCGCCCACTCGTATCCTTCAGCCCCTTCTCGTCGCCATGGCAACGCCAGCTGAGGCTCATGGGTACTGTAGTTAACAGAACAAAGCTGAACAGTTACCTAGCAACAGTATAACGTCCTCCAGAAACAGGCTTTCTCACTTTTAGTTCAGTtgtaaatattttctaattTACTGAAAGTTTATAACactcttcatcatcatcttcatcatcttcttcattatcttcatcttcatcatcttcattatcttcatcttcatcatcttcttcatcttcatcatcttcttcatcttcattatcttcatcttcttcatcttcatcatcttcattatcttcatcttcttcatcttcattatcttcatcttcttcatcttcattatcttcatcttcttcttcatcttcttcatcatcagAAGAGTTCTGCAGCGTTTGAAGTCTTAACGTTGGCTCAGTTTGGGTTTTCAGAAGGTCGTTAACGTGGAGCAGCTGAAAGAGCACCACCCCCTGCTGGACATGGTGGAGCACGGCCCCCGACCCCCCCCCACGGTCAGTACGCACtcatatatacaaatacatatatatatatatatatacacatatatatatatatatatatatatatatatatatatatatatatatatatacatatacacatacacccTGCTGGACATGGTGGAGCACGGCCCCATTTTCCagtatgttgaggtcaggagattgtgaaggccatggcagaACCTGCAGTTTATCCTCTTGATGGTGTTGAGGTGTTGAGGATCATtctcctctctttaacttcagcttcttcacagatggcatcaagttagctcCAAAATttgacgtagaagaggttttcttctgaggactcttccatgaagaccatgtctGTACGAggatctctttatagtggactGGTGTAGACCAGCTCCAGCGTCTGCAGGTCTTTCTGATGGACCGGGCAGTCTAACGTAggtctggacttgcttttctcccagtcctgcgagctgttctatCTGATATTTttcatgctagaaactctgcagggggggtggggggatacggggggggtacaaggtattaactctgcagggggctcaattttgtagttttcttttattttgaaagtgtaaatgatgaaataagatctaactttttgtgacatatatcattgatagatagatactgtgcATATATAGACATAAAGAGAGAGATCTCCACCCTGCTGCCCTCcaaccctctctctccctctctctctctctaaccctAACTTAGACGTAGACCAACACCTAGGGTTAGACTTAAACTTAGACTCCGATTTAGACTTGGACCTAtaattagacttagacttagacctaGACCTATACTTAGACCTAGAACTATACTTAGACCTGGACCTAGACTTAGACCTATACTTAGACTTAGACCTAGACCTAGACTTGGACCTAGACCTTATTGTCATCCAACTGCACATTCCCATATCCAGTTGAGTCAGATTCCGTTGCTCTGGGTCTAACAGCCCCCTGCTGGATCCAGGTCTGGATCCAGGTCTGGATTTGGAGGGGGGGGTCCTAGTaatctgtgttttgtgtttcagtcGTCTCCTCTGCCGACGTTTCCCCAAATCGAAGGTAACTAGAAACACTGTCTATTGATactaaagtctcttttaatgCATTTAACCCAGAGACGTGATGTTTCACTGAGTCCATGttctttaaaatgaaaagctgTCACTGTTTCTCACTGACTGCATGCGTTGCCGTAGCGATCATCCTGTTCGGAGAGCCAATCAGATGGGAGACCAACCTGCAGCTGCTGATTGATGTGCTGCTGACCAATGGGAGTCCGGCTGGCGTGCACGCTCCGGCCGCGGCGCAGCTGCCCGTCCTCGCCTGCAACCTCGACCTCATGTGGATGGCGGAGGCGCCGTCTCCACGGTAACAACCACAGGAAGGTGGCGATGAATAATGGGCCcgaataattaaattaatattaatcGTCCCTCttgtgttactgtaggttatgggatgttcctcttgtgttactgtaggttatgggatgttcctcttgtgttactgcaggttatgggatgtccctcctgtgttactgtaggttatgggatgttcctcctgtgttactgtaggttatgggatgtccctcctgtgttactgtaggttatgggatgttcctcTTGTGTTACTGTAGGTTTTGGGATGTCCCTCttgtgttactgtaggttatgggatgtccctcctgtgttactgtaggttatgggatgttcctcttgtgttactgtaggttatgggatgttcctcttgtgttactgtaggttatgggatgttcctcctgtgttactgtaggttatgggatgttcctcctgtgttactgtaggttatgggatgttcctcttgtgttactgtaggttatgggatgttcctcctgtgttactgtaggttatgggatgtctctcctgtgttactgcaggttatgggatgttcctcctgtgttactgtaggttatgggatgttcctcctgtgttactgtaggttatgggatgttcctcctgtgttactgtaggttatgggatgttcctcttgtgttactgtaggttatgggatgttcctcctgtgttactgtaggttatgggatgttcctcttgtgttactgtaggttatgggatgtccctcctgtgttactgcaggttatgggatgttcctcttgtgttactgtaggttatgggatgttcctcATGTGTTACTctaggttatgggatgttcctcATGTGTTACTctaggttatgggatgttcctcTTGTGTTACTctaggttatgggatgttcctcctgtgttactCTAGGTTATGGGATGTCCCTCATGTGTTACTCTAGGTTATGGGATGTCCCTCCTGTGTTACTCTAGGTTATGGGATGtccctcctgtgttactgtaggttatgggatgtCTCTCCTGTGTTACTctaggttatgggatgttcctcctgtgttactctaggttatgggatgttcctcctgtgttaTTGTAGGTTATGGGATGTCCCTCCTGTGTTACTCTAGGTCATGGGATGTctctcctgtgttactgtaggttatgggatgtCTCTCCTGTGTTACTctaggttatgggatgttcctcctgtgttactctaggttatgggatgttcctcctgtgttactgtaggttatgggatgttcctcctgtgttactgcaggttatgggatgtatctcctgtgttactgcaggttatgggatgtatctcctgtgttactgcaggttatgggatgtatctcctgtgttactgcaggttatgggatgtatctcctgtgttactgtaggttatgggatgttcctcctgtgttactgtaggttatgggatgtatctcctgtgttactgcaggttatgggatgtatctcctgtgttactgtaggttatgggatgttcctcctgtgttactgcaggttatgggatgttcctcctgtgttactgcaggttatgggatgtatctcctgtgttactgcaggttatgggatgtatctcctgtgttactgtaggttatgggatgtATCTCCAgtgttactgtaggttatgggatgttcctcctgtgttactgtaggttatgggatgtatctcctgtgttactgcaggttatgggatgtatctcctgtgttactgcaggttatgggatgtatc
The nucleotide sequence above comes from Etheostoma spectabile isolate EspeVRDwgs_2016 unplaced genomic scaffold, UIUC_Espe_1.0 scaffold00010130, whole genome shotgun sequence. Encoded proteins:
- the LOC116679285 gene encoding haloacid dehalogenase-like hydrolase domain-containing 5, with the protein product MMMIRVLRLRQAGVLLDVDGVLLRGAELIPAARRAFRKLLDPNNNFLFPVVFVTNAGSCQRHHKAQQLSHLLDVQICPEQLVLSHSPLQLMKSFHEKVVLVSGQGPLTHIAHSLGFQKVVNVEQLKEHHPLLDMVEHGPRPPPTSSPLPTFPQIEAIILFGEPIRWETNLQLLIDVLLTNGSPAGVHAPAAAQLPVLACNLDLMWMAEAPSPRFGHGMFLLCLEAVYRKLTGRELQYEALLGKPSLLTYRYAERQLRLQNHGRAPRTIYAIGDNLMTDVYGANLYDRYLSQQDAAMTTAPKLVAQATGSQVTMAVPSEEGEGLVSATAQCRSILVCTGVYRPGDGNRVSESVLHGHRDLVLDLELLEPHHVVQDVEEAVDLLLQENLTSDP